The nucleotide sequence GCCGTCCGGGCGGGGCGAATCGTCGGCATCGACGGCGACCGTCTGATGCGCCCGGGACCGCGCGCCTTCGACGCGCTCGAGGAGCTCGCGGCCGCGCTCGGGAAGCTGCCGCGATGAGGACGAGGAGCGGGACGTCCACGGCGGCAGCCGTCGCGTCCGCTTTCGCGATCCTGGCGGCGGCGGCGGTCTTCGCGGTCCTCGCGGGGAGCGTGCCGCTCTCCTTCGCCGCGCTGCGGAGCGGGGATCCGGTCGCGCGCGCCGTTCTCGCGCTCCGGCTTCCGCGCGTCGCCCTCGCGGCCGGAACCGGCGGGGCGCTCGCGATCGCGGGAGCGGCCCTCCAGGCGCTCCTCAAGAATCCGCTCGCCGACCCGTTTCTCCTGGGGACCTCCGGAGGCGCGGCCGCGGGAGCCGCGATCGCGATCTTCTTCGGAGCGTCCGCGCTCGCGTCGCCGCTCGGGGCGTTCCTCGGCGCCGGCGCCGCGACCGCCGCCGTTCTCCTCCTCGCGCTGCGCTCCGGACGGATCGACCTGCAGCGGCTCCTGCTCGCGGGCGTGACCGCGAACGCCTTCTTCTCGGCGGTGATCCTCCTCCTCTTTTCGGCGTCTCCGGGCGCCCGCTCGCGTTCGATGCTCTTCTGGATGATGGGAAGTCTCTCGGAGGCGCGGGGGAGCGAGGCGGCCGCGCTCGCCGGGTATCTCGCCGCGGGCGGCCTGCTCCTCCTCGCGGCGGCTCCTTCGCTGAATCTCTTCCTGGTCGGCGAAGAGAGCGCCGCATCGCTCGGCGTGGCGGTGGAACGCACCAAGGCGGCCGTCTTCGCGGCGGCCGCGCTCCTCGCCGGCGCCGCGACGGCGTTCGTCGGCATCGTGGGTTTCGTGGGGCTGATCGCCCCGCATCTGTCCCGCCTCGCGTGGGGAAACGACCAGCGCCGGCTGCTCCCGTGCAGCGCCGCCGTCGGGGCGGCGCTCGTCGTTCTCGCCGACGCCCTCTCCCGGTATCTCTTCGCTCCGGCCGAGATCCCGATCGGCGCGGTGACCGCGCTCGTCGGCGTGCCGTTCTTCCTCGTCGCGCTGAGGCGGGTCTCGTGACGGAAGGCCTCGCGGTTGCGGCGCTCCGAGCGGGATACGGCAGGGAGACGGCGCTCGACGGCGTGGATTTCGCCGTCGCGCCGGGCCGCGTCGTCGCGCTCGCCGGCGAGAACGGTTCCGGGAAGTCGACGCTGCTGAAGGCGATCGCCGGCGTCGTGCCGCGCCGGACCGGCGACGTGCGCCTGGACGGGGAATCGATCCGCTCCTGGCCGCGCCGGAAGGTCGCGCGGTCGATCGCCTATGCCGCGCAGTCGGCGGAGCTGATCTTTCCGATCACCGTCCGGGATCTCGTCCTGCAGGGTCGCGCGCCGTGGCGCTCCGGATTCCTCTGGGAGAGCGACGAGGACCTCGCGATCGCGGAGGACGCGATGCGCGCCTGCGACGTGCGGGAGCTCGCGGACCGCGACGCGACCAGGCTCTCCGGGGGAGAGCGTCGGCGGGCGTTCCTCGCGCGTCTCCTCGCCCAGCAGGCGCGGGTCTGGCTGCTCGACGAGCCGACGGCCGATCTCGACCCCCGCCACCGCCTCGAGTTCCTCGAGGTGCTCGGGCAGGCGCACGCGCGGGCTCGGCCGATCGTCCTCTGGGCGACGCACGACGTCAACGAAGCGCTCGTGATCGCCGACGACATGCTCCTGCTGCGCCGCGGGCGCCTGGTCGCGGCGGGCGCGGTCGACGAGGTGCTCGCGTCCGGGTCTCTCGAGTCGGCGTTCTCGATCCGGGCCGCCATCGAGCGGGACGCCGGCGGGAGACCCCGGGTGACCTTCTCCCGGTAGCGGCTCGCCCGCGAAGCCGCGATGTAGAATCCGCAAATTCATGTGGTTCAAGAAGGACAAGGCTCCGAAAGAGCCGCGCCAGAACCGTCCCAGCAAGGTCCCGGAGGGGCTCTGGGTCAAGTGCACCGCGTGCCGCGAGATCATCTATGCCAAGGAGCTCCACCGGTTCGTCAAGATCTGTCCGCGATGCGGATATCACTTCCCGCTCTCGGCGACGGAGCGGCTGCGGTCGCTCTTCGACGGCGAGAGCTTCACGGTCGTCGAGAGCGAGCTCCGCTCGGGCGACCCGCTCCACTTCAAGGACAGCAAGCGATACCGGGACCGGCTGAAGCAGTACGAGGAATCCGTCGGCCCCGAGGACGCCGCCATCGTCGCGCACGGAGCCGTCGACGGTCTTCCCGCGGTCATCGTCGCGATGGAATTCGGCTTCATGGGCGGATCGATGGGGAGCGTCGTCGGCGAGAAGATCGCCCGGGCGGCCGAACGGTGCGTGCGGGAGCGGGCGGCGCTGGTCATCGTCTGCACGTCGGGCGGCGCGCGCATGCAGGAAGGGATCCTTTCCCTCATGCAGATGGCGAAGACTTCCGCCGCGCTCGCGCGCCTGGCGGAGGTTCCGCTGCCCTACATCGCGATCCTGACCGATCCGACGACGGGCGGCGTCACCGCCTCGTACGCGATGCTCGGAGACGTCACGATCGCCGAGCCGAAGGCCCTCATCGGTTTTGCGGGTCCCCGCGTGATCGAGCAGACGATCC is from Thermoanaerobaculia bacterium and encodes:
- a CDS encoding iron ABC transporter permease, with the protein product MRTRSGTSTAAAVASAFAILAAAAVFAVLAGSVPLSFAALRSGDPVARAVLALRLPRVALAAGTGGALAIAGAALQALLKNPLADPFLLGTSGGAAAGAAIAIFFGASALASPLGAFLGAGAATAAVLLLALRSGRIDLQRLLLAGVTANAFFSAVILLLFSASPGARSRSMLFWMMGSLSEARGSEAAALAGYLAAGGLLLLAAAPSLNLFLVGEESAASLGVAVERTKAAVFAAAALLAGAATAFVGIVGFVGLIAPHLSRLAWGNDQRRLLPCSAAVGAALVVLADALSRYLFAPAEIPIGAVTALVGVPFFLVALRRVS
- the accD gene encoding acetyl-CoA carboxylase, carboxyltransferase subunit beta; the protein is MWFKKDKAPKEPRQNRPSKVPEGLWVKCTACREIIYAKELHRFVKICPRCGYHFPLSATERLRSLFDGESFTVVESELRSGDPLHFKDSKRYRDRLKQYEESVGPEDAAIVAHGAVDGLPAVIVAMEFGFMGGSMGSVVGEKIARAAERCVRERAALVIVCTSGGARMQEGILSLMQMAKTSAALARLAEVPLPYIAILTDPTTGGVTASYAMLGDVTIAEPKALIGFAGPRVIEQTIRQTLPPGFQRSEFLLEHGMVDMVVERKDLKETVGRCLRLLMA
- a CDS encoding ABC transporter ATP-binding protein, which gives rise to MTEGLAVAALRAGYGRETALDGVDFAVAPGRVVALAGENGSGKSTLLKAIAGVVPRRTGDVRLDGESIRSWPRRKVARSIAYAAQSAELIFPITVRDLVLQGRAPWRSGFLWESDEDLAIAEDAMRACDVRELADRDATRLSGGERRRAFLARLLAQQARVWLLDEPTADLDPRHRLEFLEVLGQAHARARPIVLWATHDVNEALVIADDMLLLRRGRLVAAGAVDEVLASGSLESAFSIRAAIERDAGGRPRVTFSR